One segment of Anatilimnocola aggregata DNA contains the following:
- a CDS encoding PAS domain-containing sensor histidine kinase, which produces MFDFFEFCNEMLCVADNRGYFTRVNQAWTSTLGWSAEELTSRPYFEFVHPDDLAATIRESQMLRSGTYETVAFENRYRCRDGSYRWLSWRVKFAPGTKELVAAARDVTTDKLQAEALREAKERFAVLATQAPVGIFQSDRNAQCAFVNQHWTELTGLTSEESLGHGWMRAIHHEDLPRVMAKWQNCIENQLEYRDEYRLVQSSGGVRYVIAVARATADADGNLVTYIGTLLDITERKEAEERFQAYMNNSPAIAWAKDEAGRIVYINRTCENRFGIRLADWQGKTDFDIWPPEVAQPLWDNDRKVFAGGNPITVIEKKSNGDDEQSYWMNIKFLFRDRSNRQFIGGIGIDITEIKQTTNDLKSKQDLLRNLIEVQEQEKQFLCREFHDGLIQYVFGAVMLLESCLNKPNAPENMAKISSAISTLRRGIEDGRRVISGIRPDVLDDMGLEAAMQDLVGQFENSGIHITSRCDPEIGRLPNTLQTAVYRVAQEALNNAKKYSGTDVIRIKLTKDNGNLHLEVRDFGNGFDVEEARKRGFGLLGMNERVRLLDGEFLIQSDPDEGTCISVRLPIPKSSEAS; this is translated from the coding sequence ATGTTCGACTTCTTTGAATTCTGCAACGAGATGCTGTGCGTGGCCGATAACCGGGGTTATTTCACCCGGGTCAATCAGGCTTGGACCAGCACCCTGGGATGGTCTGCGGAAGAACTTACCAGCCGTCCGTATTTTGAATTCGTGCACCCCGACGATCTCGCTGCGACGATTCGAGAGTCACAAATGCTGCGCAGCGGCACTTATGAAACTGTTGCGTTCGAGAATCGCTACCGTTGTCGAGATGGGTCGTATCGGTGGTTGTCGTGGCGCGTCAAGTTTGCGCCGGGCACCAAGGAGTTGGTGGCTGCCGCTCGCGATGTCACCACAGACAAGCTTCAGGCCGAAGCCTTGCGGGAAGCCAAGGAACGGTTTGCGGTCCTTGCCACCCAGGCCCCAGTCGGTATTTTTCAATCCGACCGGAATGCTCAATGTGCTTTCGTTAATCAGCACTGGACGGAACTGACAGGACTAACCAGCGAAGAGTCTCTGGGCCACGGGTGGATGCGTGCGATTCACCACGAAGACTTGCCCCGAGTGATGGCAAAGTGGCAAAACTGTATCGAGAACCAGCTTGAGTATCGCGATGAGTATCGGCTGGTACAAAGCAGTGGAGGTGTTCGTTACGTCATCGCGGTCGCCCGGGCTACCGCCGACGCGGACGGAAACCTCGTCACTTACATTGGCACGTTGCTCGATATTACCGAGCGAAAGGAAGCAGAAGAACGATTTCAGGCCTACATGAACAACAGTCCCGCTATCGCCTGGGCGAAGGATGAAGCGGGGCGGATCGTCTACATCAATCGGACGTGCGAGAACCGTTTTGGTATTCGGCTGGCCGATTGGCAGGGGAAGACCGACTTCGATATTTGGCCACCGGAGGTGGCTCAGCCGTTGTGGGACAACGATCGAAAGGTGTTCGCCGGTGGTAATCCCATCACCGTCATCGAAAAAAAGTCGAATGGTGACGATGAGCAATCGTATTGGATGAATATCAAGTTTCTCTTTCGCGACCGCTCGAATCGGCAGTTTATCGGTGGAATTGGCATCGATATCACGGAAATCAAACAGACGACGAACGATCTGAAGAGCAAGCAGGATTTGCTCCGCAATTTGATTGAAGTCCAGGAGCAAGAAAAACAGTTCCTGTGCCGCGAGTTTCACGATGGTTTGATTCAGTACGTCTTTGGCGCGGTGATGCTGCTGGAGAGTTGCCTGAACAAACCGAATGCCCCAGAGAATATGGCGAAGATCAGTTCGGCAATTAGCACGTTGCGGCGAGGAATCGAAGACGGCAGGCGCGTGATCAGTGGCATTCGCCCCGACGTGCTGGACGACATGGGGCTCGAAGCCGCCATGCAAGACCTGGTCGGCCAGTTTGAGAACTCGGGCATTCACATCACCAGCAGGTGCGACCCGGAAATCGGTCGTTTGCCGAATACCCTGCAGACCGCCGTCTATCGCGTGGCCCAGGAGGCGCTGAACAACGCCAAGAAATATAGTGGCACCGATGTCATTCGCATCAAGCTGACGAAAGATAACGGCAACCTGCATCTGGAAGTGCGGGATTTTGGCAACGGCTTCGATGTCGAAGAGGCCCGCAAACGCGGCTTCGGACTGCTCGGTATGAACGAGCGAGTACGCTTGTTGGACGGCGAATTCCTGATCCAGAGCGATCCCGATGAGGGGACGTGCATTTCAGTTCGCTTGCCGATTCCGAAGAGCAGCGAGGCATCTTGA
- a CDS encoding TonB-dependent receptor — translation MKVLSILQRHESTSRAPWYLSLAAMGLLGWSAVGDLPRSFAQEAGQPPTLPPTEVKAAPPTQPVMDGFEQGDLSRSILDGTIFSNQPTEGYRAETSTTGTIIAIPDADLPATVNTITRDTLNDQSALRFQDVIRNAGGVVFQGDSQFFDRILIRGQQLTSSNFRKDGFLDRTGVPRDFQNVERIEILKGPASILYGAGDAAGLVNLITKKPLDAQFANFGYTFGAYEQSRFTVDANNVSTSGNILFRLNAAQEDVNGFVDFDYTHRTQIAPVVTFLLDQDTTLTWNGEWHKDHRRGNQGTPAVFGDPLFLEPNVYVGEPANDFFAGEEFRQSLVLNHQINDDWFFSIGGYSLFVETPSSTTAAAAPFIPIGPPVSPVDPFFNRVRSNSPYNDEETHSLVTNLGGEFWTGEMKHKFLVGMEYAYLNSNSEFTSNSAVVGAIPNPGIPMLPPFIPIFEQFDVTNPVYNNLPTQQLFGIRTNDFRQQRVGGYVQDLVEITPYWKALGGVRVDTVDFYFNRSIDVGDGSGFGPDQVTEQNFNRASPRGGLIYQPWADESLAFYYSYTQSFSPPGGGAYFLLPGQTLRPVLGESHEAGIKTLLVDGLSLTACGYRTVRQNDTFNPNPGVFVQVGEVETQGAEINLIGNITSDWSMIANYCYCDSAVFNNDPLLMLDGARARNVPYNNANIWSRYNLVNDGYQTWGAALGWVYVGERQADLDPNAPNAVDLPSYSRFDAGLYYQKGQFNTGVYLENLGNIQYALGSSNSYQIYQGAPFNVRATVSYLY, via the coding sequence ATGAAAGTCCTCTCCATCCTGCAACGCCATGAATCCACGAGCCGTGCTCCCTGGTACCTCTCGCTGGCAGCAATGGGGCTCTTGGGCTGGTCGGCAGTTGGTGATTTGCCGCGGTCGTTCGCGCAGGAAGCTGGTCAGCCGCCAACGTTGCCGCCGACAGAAGTGAAAGCTGCTCCACCGACGCAGCCGGTAATGGACGGTTTTGAACAAGGGGACCTGTCTCGATCGATCTTGGATGGCACGATCTTCAGCAATCAACCGACTGAAGGCTACCGAGCTGAAACGTCGACTACGGGCACGATCATCGCCATTCCCGACGCCGACCTGCCGGCAACAGTGAACACGATCACCCGCGATACGCTGAACGATCAAAGTGCCTTGCGATTTCAAGACGTGATCCGAAATGCCGGCGGCGTCGTGTTTCAGGGGGATAGCCAATTCTTCGATCGAATTCTTATTCGCGGTCAGCAGCTCACTTCGAGCAACTTCCGCAAAGACGGCTTTCTCGATCGCACGGGGGTACCGCGCGATTTTCAGAACGTCGAACGAATCGAAATTCTGAAAGGCCCCGCGTCAATCCTGTACGGAGCCGGCGATGCTGCTGGTCTCGTCAATCTGATTACGAAGAAACCACTCGACGCTCAATTCGCTAACTTTGGCTATACCTTCGGCGCTTACGAGCAAAGCCGGTTCACAGTCGATGCGAACAACGTCAGCACTTCTGGCAACATCCTGTTTCGCTTGAACGCGGCCCAGGAAGACGTGAACGGCTTTGTCGACTTCGACTATACCCATCGCACGCAAATCGCACCGGTAGTGACGTTCCTGCTCGATCAAGACACCACGCTCACCTGGAACGGCGAGTGGCACAAAGATCATCGTCGTGGCAATCAAGGAACGCCAGCCGTCTTCGGCGATCCGCTCTTCCTGGAGCCCAATGTCTATGTCGGGGAACCCGCGAACGATTTCTTTGCTGGGGAAGAATTTCGCCAATCGCTGGTGTTGAATCACCAGATCAACGACGACTGGTTCTTCAGCATTGGTGGCTACTCGCTGTTTGTCGAAACGCCATCGTCGACAACAGCAGCTGCCGCGCCATTTATTCCGATCGGGCCTCCAGTCTCGCCAGTCGATCCATTTTTTAATCGCGTCCGCAGTAATTCGCCTTACAACGACGAAGAAACACACTCGCTGGTCACCAACTTGGGAGGCGAGTTCTGGACCGGGGAGATGAAGCACAAGTTCCTGGTGGGCATGGAGTACGCCTACCTGAACTCGAATTCGGAGTTCACCTCTAATTCGGCGGTTGTGGGGGCTATTCCGAACCCAGGCATTCCGATGCTGCCTCCGTTCATTCCGATTTTCGAACAATTCGACGTAACGAACCCGGTTTACAACAACCTGCCCACTCAGCAGTTGTTTGGGATCCGGACCAATGACTTCCGGCAACAGCGAGTGGGTGGCTACGTCCAGGACCTGGTTGAAATTACTCCCTACTGGAAGGCACTCGGCGGCGTTCGCGTCGACACGGTTGATTTCTACTTCAACCGTTCAATTGATGTGGGCGATGGTAGCGGGTTCGGGCCAGATCAAGTCACTGAACAGAACTTCAATCGCGCTTCACCACGTGGCGGCTTGATCTATCAACCCTGGGCCGATGAAAGCCTGGCCTTCTACTACAGCTACACTCAGTCGTTCAGCCCGCCTGGTGGTGGTGCGTACTTCCTGCTGCCTGGACAAACGCTCCGTCCGGTTCTCGGCGAAAGCCACGAAGCGGGCATTAAGACCTTGCTCGTCGACGGCTTGAGTTTGACGGCCTGCGGCTATCGCACCGTGCGGCAAAACGACACGTTCAACCCGAATCCCGGCGTCTTCGTCCAAGTTGGTGAGGTCGAAACCCAAGGTGCCGAAATCAACCTGATCGGCAACATCACGAGCGACTGGAGCATGATTGCCAACTACTGCTACTGCGATTCTGCGGTGTTTAACAACGACCCGCTACTCATGTTGGATGGCGCGCGAGCACGCAATGTGCCGTACAACAACGCGAATATCTGGTCGCGCTACAACCTGGTTAACGACGGCTATCAAACCTGGGGTGCCGCCCTCGGCTGGGTATATGTCGGCGAACGGCAAGCGGATTTGGATCCCAACGCGCCCAATGCTGTCGATTTGCCCAGCTACAGCCGGTTTGATGCGGGACTGTACTATCAAAAGGGACAGTTCAACACCGGCGTCTACTTGGAAAATCTAGGCAACATTCAATACGCCCTCGGCTCTTCCAACTCTTATCAGATCTACCAGGGCGCACCGTTCAACGTGCGGGCCACTGTCAGCTATCTGTACTAA